A part of Pristiophorus japonicus isolate sPriJap1 chromosome 15, sPriJap1.hap1, whole genome shotgun sequence genomic DNA contains:
- the LOC139225865 gene encoding inositol 1,4,5-trisphosphate receptor-interacting protein-like 2, protein MRGAAQFAGDCGVERSTHVAAGNGLSCTGTHTHTMSAHSPSVRVFGLLATCCCTAFLCLHHALRGEQQPEPELGVGTPDAEPGSFPLFCFSVAFLLCYFLIKYFCRPAPRQCLAPRAAAAAAVAPLPTPASRKMVLETYYEHQLKLSPHVLGHSKAHVTKIVSELVKVGRTEQDSTLTFRGDFVQIGSAYEQHKINRPDCFDVLVPIKVPQVLKLEPAFDLGRKELPFYLRGTAICRLKLSSKAEWSKYKKGFSDCFCVHFQKKSALSSTQVLRWFYSKMHRCLNVIRYQCEERCSITLSVVNDQLILKLLPKSDYVCCHISMSVRLIPAVHVGDSVFLVAQPWTRTEAVLRPLKQEAFWHVYLSKHEQKFLNWLKIQTPNNSCHLKCLQILKALRDLGCKEFDQKFSLQWNTILCSYNMKTALFHLLLKGPLEAWDEKFLMERLEDLVRFWRERLQKQELMHFFLGNKNVPDILTVPRKIKEVLPVNLLAGYDGALLDLVSFQLLKTWNCAHLIMKLNNHKHLHSKIANSVRC, encoded by the coding sequence ATGCGCGGAGCGGCGCAGTTTGCGGGGGATTGCGGTGTGGAGCGGTCTACACACGTGGCTGCTGGAAATGGGCTgagctgcactgggacacacacgcacacaatgtCAGCTCACTCCCCGAGTGTGCGGGTGTTTGGGCTGCTGGCGACCTGTTGCTGCACCGCTTTCTTGTGCCTCCATCACGCCCTGCGAGGCGAGCAGCAGCCGGAGCCGGAGCTGGGCGTCGGCACCCCGGACGCGGAGCCCggctccttccccctcttctgctTCTCGGTGGCCTTCCTGCTCTGTTACTTTCTGATCAAATACTTCTGCCGGCCGGCGCCTCGGCAGTGCCTGGCTCcccgagcagcagcagcagcagcagtggcTCCCCTGCCCACCCCCGCCAGCAGGAAGATGGTCCTGGAAACTTACTACGAGCACCAGCTGAAACTGTCTCCCCACGTCCTGGGGCACAGCAAGGCACATGTGACCAAGATCGTCAGCGAGCTGGTCAAAGTTGGCAGAACCGAGCAGGATTCCACCCTGACTTTCCGAGGGGactttgtgcaaattggcagcgCCTATGAGCAGCACAAGATCAACAGGCCGGACTGCTTCGATGTCCTCGTCCCTATAAAAGTGCCCCAGGTGCTGAAGCTGGAGCCCGCCTTCGATCTGGGCAGAAAGGAGCTGCCCTTCTACTTGCGAGGAACCGCCATCTGCAGGTTAAAGCTCTCCAGCAAAGCAGAGTGGTCAAAGTACAAGAAAGGTTTCAGTGACTGTTTCTGCGTCCACTTTCAGAAGAAGTCCGCCCTGTCGTCCACTCAGGTGCTGAGGTGGTTTTACAGCAAGATGCACAGATGCCTGAACGTCATCCGGTACCAGTGCGAGGAGAGATGCTCCATCACACTGTCTGTGGTCAACGACCAGCTCATACTGAAACTCCTGCCAAAGTCCGACTACGTGTGCTGCCACATCTCCATGTCAGTGCGACTGATTCCAGCTGTGCATGTGGGTGATTCAGTGTTTCTTGTCGCCCAGCCCTGGACCAGGACCGAGGCAGTGCTCAGGCCCCTGAAACAAGAGGCCTTCTGGCATGTCTACCTGTCCAAGCATGAGCAAAAGTTTCTCAACTGGCTGAAAATACAAACTCCAAACAACTCCTGCCACTTGAAATGCCTTCAGATCTTGAAAGCTCTTCGTGACCTGGGCTGCAAAGAGTTTGACCAGAAATTCTCCCTTCAATGGAACACAATACTCTGCTCCTACAACATGAAAACGGCGCTTTTCCATTTGCTGTTGAAAGGCCCCCTGGAAGCATGGGATGAAAAATTCCTGATGGAAAGATTAGAGGACCTGGTTAGGTTCTGGAGAGAACGCTTGCagaaacaggaactgatgcattttttcCTGGGGAATAAAAACGTCCCGGATATTTTGACAGTGCCAAGGAAAATCAAGGAAGTCTTGCCAGTGAACTTGCTGGCTGGGTATGATGGcgctcttttggatctcgtttcctTTCAACTCTTGAAAACGTGGAATTGTGCACATTTAATAATGAAATTAAACAACCATAAACACTTGCATAGTAAAATTGCTAATAGTGTAAGATGCTGA